The following proteins are encoded in a genomic region of Arcobacter suis CECT 7833:
- a CDS encoding IS3 family transposase — MYLFINTRYIPTSEGWLYLATVIDLYSRKIVGWSMDETMKVSLVNDALKMALISRNPEKGLIWHTDRGSQYASYEHKDLLKRHGIIQSMSRKGNCHDNAVAESFFHTLKTELIHHEIYHTKEQAKRSIFEYIEVFYNRERSHSANNNLSPVEFEEKQKLLQKEIAA, encoded by the coding sequence ATATATCTTTTTATTAATACGCGTTATATTCCAACAAGTGAAGGATGGTTGTATCTTGCAACAGTTATTGATTTATATTCAAGAAAAATAGTTGGTTGGAGTATGGATGAAACAATGAAAGTTTCACTTGTAAATGATGCTTTAAAGATGGCTCTTATTTCAAGAAATCCAGAAAAAGGACTAATTTGGCATACAGATAGAGGAAGTCAATATGCTTCTTATGAACATAAAGATTTACTCAAAAGACATGGAATAATTCAAAGTATGAGTCGAAAAGGGAATTGTCATGATAATGCAGTTGCAGAAAGTTTTTTCCATACATTAAAAACAGAATTAATCCATCATGAAATTTATCATACAAAAGAACAAGCAAAAAGATCAATATTTGAATATATAGAAGTGTTTTATAATAGAGAAAGAAGTCATAGTGCAAATAACAATTTATCACCAGTAGAGTTTGAAGAAAAACAAAAATTGTTACAAAAAGAAATTGCTGCTTAG
- a CDS encoding CheR family methyltransferase, with protein MYKPSTMGRRIERRLVVNKIDTIEEYYEYLKESKDEVTTLFNDLLIGVTSFFRDEEVFASLEKNAIPKLFLDKSSDSIIRVWITGCSTGEEPYSIAILIMEYMQKIKERFVVQIFATDIDETAITTARAGIYPLSIDSNVSKERLEKFFIKNSDGNSYRIDKNIRDMLVFSVHDVIKDPPFSKLDLISCRNLLIYMNIQLQQKIISIFHYALKTKGILLLGNSETLGELENLYTVIDAKSKLFECQKDHNNIKTTMLSRLLPSNQRYNSIPQINKLTAGVKLPLRELIENAILEQIAPSAVLVNEQGDILYIQGKAGMYLELPSGEIDTNNIFKMAKEGLKNDLILSFQKAKSKKQIVHTYGLKIKTNESFIIVDITIREINLNLKFKQELPLYLVLIQEDLSTSKEEIIEENLPIIDDVDTKFLHENINIKSLKQELQLQKSFLQDANEKLKSYNEEIQSMNEELQSTNEELETSKEELQSVNEELSTVNSELNIKVTDLSRSNNDMNNLLAGTGIGTIFVDHKLNILRFTPAVTRIINLILADIGRPIGHIVSNMIDYRSLVSDIQSVLDTLVPKEIEVMTIDTKSYLMRIQPYRTLENVIEGAVISFVDITEMHNIKIKLNELNKLSRLAIVVRDSSDAIIVEDLSGKIIAWNPGAQKLYGWSEEEALKMQSKDRIPKELQEKDTKKIAQLCSSKILQTYKTNRLKKDGSIIDIHIISSALVDKDGKTYAITTTERQEKESETG; from the coding sequence ATGTACAAGCCAAGTACAATGGGACGAAGAATTGAGCGTCGTTTAGTTGTAAATAAAATTGACACTATTGAAGAATATTATGAATATTTAAAAGAAAGTAAAGATGAGGTTACTACTCTTTTTAATGATTTACTAATAGGAGTAACAAGTTTTTTTAGAGATGAAGAGGTTTTTGCCTCTTTAGAAAAAAATGCTATTCCAAAACTTTTTTTAGATAAATCATCAGATTCTATAATACGAGTTTGGATAACAGGTTGTTCAACAGGAGAAGAACCTTATTCTATAGCTATACTTATAATGGAATATATGCAAAAAATAAAAGAGAGATTTGTAGTACAAATTTTTGCCACTGATATAGATGAAACAGCAATTACAACTGCAAGAGCTGGTATTTATCCTTTGAGTATAGATTCTAATGTTTCAAAAGAGAGATTAGAAAAATTTTTTATAAAAAATAGCGATGGAAATAGTTATAGAATAGATAAAAACATTCGAGATATGCTTGTTTTTTCTGTACATGATGTTATTAAAGATCCACCATTTTCAAAACTAGATCTAATAAGTTGTCGTAATTTATTGATTTATATGAATATTCAATTGCAACAAAAAATCATTTCTATTTTTCATTATGCTTTAAAAACAAAAGGGATTCTTCTTCTTGGCAATTCAGAGACTTTAGGTGAACTTGAAAATCTTTATACTGTAATAGACGCAAAATCAAAACTTTTTGAATGCCAAAAAGATCATAATAATATTAAAACAACTATGTTAAGTCGACTTCTTCCCTCAAATCAAAGATATAACTCTATACCTCAAATAAATAAATTAACAGCGGGAGTAAAACTACCCCTTAGAGAACTAATTGAAAATGCAATCCTTGAACAAATTGCTCCATCAGCTGTACTTGTAAATGAGCAAGGAGATATTTTATATATACAAGGAAAAGCAGGAATGTATCTTGAATTACCCTCAGGAGAAATAGATACAAATAATATTTTTAAAATGGCTAAAGAGGGTTTGAAAAATGATTTAATACTTAGCTTTCAAAAAGCAAAAAGTAAAAAACAAATTGTGCATACATATGGATTGAAAATTAAAACAAATGAAAGTTTTATTATAGTTGATATAACTATACGAGAAATTAATCTCAACTTAAAATTTAAACAAGAACTGCCTTTATATCTTGTGCTTATTCAAGAAGATTTATCTACATCTAAAGAAGAAATTATTGAAGAAAATCTTCCAATTATTGATGACGTTGATACTAAATTTTTACATGAAAATATAAACATAAAATCACTAAAACAAGAACTTCAACTTCAAAAATCATTCTTACAAGATGCAAATGAAAAATTAAAGTCCTACAATGAAGAGATACAATCAATGAACGAAGAGTTGCAGTCTACAAATGAAGAGTTGGAAACTTCAAAAGAGGAGTTACAATCAGTTAATGAAGAGTTATCAACTGTTAATTCTGAACTTAATATAAAAGTCACAGATCTATCTCGTTCAAATAATGATATGAATAATCTTTTAGCAGGAACAGGAATAGGAACTATTTTTGTAGATCATAAGCTTAATATTTTACGTTTTACTCCAGCTGTTACTCGTATTATTAACTTAATTTTAGCAGATATAGGACGTCCTATTGGGCATATTGTATCTAATATGATTGATTATAGAAGTTTAGTTAGTGATATTCAAAGTGTTCTTGATACCTTGGTTCCTAAAGAGATTGAAGTTATGACAATTGATACAAAATCATATCTGATGAGAATTCAGCCTTATCGTACATTAGAAAATGTAATAGAAGGTGCTGTTATATCTTTTGTGGATATAACAGAGATGCATAATATAAAAATAAAATTAAACGAATTAAATAAACTTTCTCGTTTAGCAATCGTAGTGCGTGATTCAAGTGATGCTATTATTGTTGAAGATTTAAGTGGGAAAATTATTGCATGGAATCCAGGAGCACAAAAACTTTATGGATGGAGTGAAGAAGAAGCCCTTAAAATGCAATCAAAAGATAGAATACCAAAAGAGTTGCAAGAAAAAGATACCAAAAAAATAGCTCAACTTTGCAGTTCAAAAATACTTCAAACATACAAAACAAATCGCTTAAAAAAAGATGGTTCTATTATAGATATTCATATTATTTCTAGTGCTTTAGTAGATAAAGATGGAAAGACATATGCAATCACAACAACAGAACGACAAGAAAAAGAGAGTGAAACTGGTTAA
- a CDS encoding recombinase family protein: MSKYYAYIRVSTDKQTLENQKHKILEFAFNKKIQIEDFIEVEVSSRKNQKERLIDDLFLKLEANDTLVVTELSRLGRNMLEILNLIEKFNSKNIKLIFINQPELSTDNSALSNLLISIYGYFAQTEREIISERTKQGLAVARAKGKILGRQKGQIVKSMYDEHKDKIEELYKLGLSVQKIVKYIGVGTQPSLRSWIRNKI; the protein is encoded by the coding sequence ATGAGTAAATATTATGCTTATATCAGAGTATCTACAGATAAACAAACTTTAGAAAATCAAAAACATAAAATCTTAGAATTTGCATTTAATAAAAAAATTCAAATTGAAGATTTTATAGAAGTTGAAGTATCAAGTAGAAAAAATCAAAAAGAAAGATTAATTGATGATTTATTTTTGAAATTAGAAGCTAATGATACTTTAGTTGTAACAGAACTTTCAAGACTTGGAAGAAATATGTTAGAGATTTTAAATCTAATAGAAAAATTTAATTCTAAGAATATAAAACTAATTTTTATAAATCAACCTGAACTTTCAACTGATAATTCCGCTCTATCAAATTTACTAATTTCTATTTATGGATATTTTGCTCAAACAGAGAGAGAAATAATAAGTGAGAGAACAAAACAAGGATTAGCAGTTGCAAGAGCAAAAGGAAAAATTCTTGGAAGACAAAAAGGTCAAATAGTAAAATCAATGTATGATGAACATAAAGATAAAATCGAAGAACTATATAAACTTGGATTATCTGTTCAAAAGATAGTTAAGTACATTGGTGTTGGCACTCAACCTTCTTTAAGAAGTTGGATTAGAAATAAAATCTAG
- a CDS encoding IS3 family transposase — protein sequence MCKVFKVDKSSYYNWVKNGCVIQKVDEKLNELIEIIFLQSRQTYGTRRIKDKLLERYGVIVSRRRIRNILKQLGLFVKMKRRFKVMTTDSNHNLPIAPNILNRDFYASKVDEKYVGDRSINKKILNISFY from the coding sequence ATGTGTAAAGTTTTTAAAGTTGATAAAAGTAGCTATTACAATTGGGTTAAAAATGGTTGTGTAATTCAAAAAGTTGATGAGAAACTTAATGAACTAATTGAAATAATATTTCTTCAATCAAGACAAACATATGGTACAAGAAGGATAAAAGATAAACTTCTTGAAAGATATGGTGTAATAGTTTCAAGAAGACGAATTAGAAATATTCTAAAACAATTAGGATTGTTTGTAAAAATGAAACGAAGATTTAAAGTTATGACAACAGATTCAAATCATAATTTACCAATAGCTCCCAATATTTTAAATAGAGATTTCTATGCTTCAAAAGTTGATGAAAAATATGTAGGCGATAGAAGTATTAATAAAAAGATATTAAATATATCTTTTTATTAA
- a CDS encoding HepT-like ribonuclease domain-containing protein translates to MSKAINRLNKILDAIEDIDFIINDNNLKITQAINDKIIKPAIRMNIIRIAEQFSKLKDDNEFKILENFSNDDLKGISAVRNYIAHDYDSTDDNIIEEVIRYNLAIFKQTILDIKKEF, encoded by the coding sequence ATGTCTAAAGCAATAAATAGATTAAATAAAATACTAGATGCAATTGAAGATATTGATTTTATTATAAATGATAATAATCTAAAAATTACTCAAGCAATTAATGATAAAATCATAAAACCTGCAATTAGAATGAATATTATAAGAATTGCAGAACAATTTTCTAAATTAAAAGATGATAATGAATTTAAGATATTAGAAAATTTTTCAAATGATGATTTAAAAGGTATTAGTGCAGTAAGAAATTATATTGCTCATGACTATGATAGTACAGATGATAATATCATAGAAGAAGTAATAAGATATAACTTAGCTATTTTTAAACAGACTATTTTAGATATAAAAAAAGAATTTTAA
- a CDS encoding helix-turn-helix transcriptional regulator produces the protein MSNFLRIVKVMKKIGIAKSTIWLWVGEGKFHKPIKLSPRITIWEEEKVDNRMKEKL, from the coding sequence ATGAGCAATTTTTTGAGAATAGTAAAAGTAATGAAAAAAATAGGAATAGCAAAAAGTACAATTTGGCTATGGGTTGGTGAAGGCAAATTTCATAAACCTATTAAATTAAGTCCTAGAATTACAATTTGGGAAGAAGAGAAAGTTGATAATAGGATGAAAGAAAAGTTATAA
- a CDS encoding nucleotidyltransferase family protein, translating into MNKNEILNKLKELKPIYQNEGLEILGVFGSYAKDTNTEYSDIDIAYKLDYEKFSKKYIGGFSKILRIDEIKDELKSVFKKEIDFVSDSNKKIIKDLIYV; encoded by the coding sequence ATGAATAAAAATGAAATCTTAAACAAATTAAAAGAACTAAAACCAATATATCAAAATGAAGGCTTAGAAATACTTGGAGTATTTGGAAGTTATGCAAAAGATACAAATACTGAATATAGTGATATTGATATAGCTTATAAATTAGATTATGAGAAATTTTCTAAGAAATATATTGGTGGTTTTTCTAAAATATTAAGAATAGATGAAATAAAAGATGAATTAAAATCTGTCTTTAAAAAAGAAATTGACTTCGTATCTGATTCAAATAAAAAAATCATTAAAGATTTAATATATGTCTAA
- a CDS encoding DEAD/DEAH box helicase family protein: MSNTISWENKLIDLEKVTLDEYLDYYKHQITQESEKLFISDFIYPLLGETFIKYLVPQYPFIDSEGKSRRLDFGLIYNNTKLAFEIDGETYHAEGAITSDMFDDSLFRQNEILSAGWKLLRFSFTQLQSDLWRKKVLDSIKYLIKKQEPTLLGNVSINPNYLQKEVLETLDACRKNNWKKGIVVLPTGTGKTYLSAFDTLKSDGKILFIVHRLDILKQAKNAFEEVYPNEKIGILTGEVKENLHNSKILFASKDSLNTSHILESFVHDYFDYIIVDEVHHGQAPSYKIILEYFQAKFFMLGLTATPDRMDRKDIFELFDYNKVFEYTLFDAINNGFLVPFNYYGLKDNIDYSKIKYNGARYNINDLNKYLIIPERNQRIYEEYIEKGKANKAVGFCCSIKHANAMAKFFNEKGIPSVSLTSESKNRDEVINKFTNNEIVVIFTVDLFNEGIDFPDLRVLLFLRPTESKTIFLQQLGRGLRLCNSKENVTVLDFITNYKKASKIRTYLSDGKSKEIRNGGNGRIEKIEYIYSPKCNVKFDAEVEEILDSQDLSFLDIEENDLIVAYYNLKESLKRKPTPDDINQFGEFKMSRYLSMFGSWGSFLKKINEHTEFSYHFPQGVDMRHVLYLLKNIGEKNFDSSYLAPKYIKFNGAYDSGSLGGFQRQTKYKLQALMELKIILDFRGSSLENEFIISFTEEGEKLYKIFENYLKEKSFTFSASEEISWDISTISGIESLNKINTEIFDFLKSDSKNLQYIRNLFLNMDALSLLLNYLYRVNRSKNIPKQTIYKSFFKHTEVKQFCEMNGLKEPTEDVIVRRVPFLFNLLESLGIIKQTTQEVEVLIFYATSSTLKFNQDEPLELTTERMKNLKDFIENRVNRFSDEDEIKLKTLFGKNFLTEDYYLKDYIFG; this comes from the coding sequence ATGTCAAATACAATATCATGGGAAAATAAATTAATAGACTTAGAAAAGGTTACTCTTGATGAGTATCTCGATTATTATAAACATCAAATAACACAAGAAAGTGAAAAACTTTTTATTTCAGACTTCATATATCCATTATTAGGAGAAACTTTTATTAAATACTTAGTACCTCAGTATCCATTTATAGACTCAGAGGGTAAGTCAAGAAGATTAGATTTTGGATTAATTTATAACAACACAAAGTTAGCATTTGAGATTGATGGTGAAACGTACCATGCAGAAGGAGCTATTACAAGCGATATGTTTGATGATAGTTTATTTAGACAAAATGAAATATTATCAGCAGGATGGAAGCTTTTAAGGTTTTCTTTTACACAGCTACAATCTGATTTATGGAGAAAAAAAGTATTAGATAGTATAAAATATCTTATAAAAAAACAAGAACCTACACTATTAGGTAATGTAAGCATAAATCCTAATTATCTGCAAAAAGAAGTTTTAGAAACATTAGACGCATGTAGAAAAAATAATTGGAAAAAAGGTATAGTGGTGTTACCTACTGGAACTGGAAAAACTTATTTATCTGCTTTTGATACATTAAAGTCTGATGGAAAAATACTTTTTATAGTACACCGTTTAGATATATTGAAACAAGCTAAAAATGCTTTTGAAGAAGTTTATCCAAATGAAAAGATAGGGATATTAACAGGAGAAGTAAAAGAAAATTTACATAATTCAAAAATACTTTTTGCTTCTAAAGATTCATTAAATACATCACATATATTAGAAAGTTTTGTGCATGATTATTTTGATTATATTATTGTTGATGAAGTACATCATGGTCAAGCACCTTCTTATAAAATTATTTTAGAATATTTTCAAGCAAAATTTTTTATGTTAGGGTTGACTGCAACTCCTGACAGAATGGATAGAAAAGATATATTCGAATTATTTGATTATAATAAAGTTTTTGAATACACATTGTTTGATGCAATTAACAATGGTTTTTTAGTACCATTTAATTATTATGGACTTAAAGACAACATTGACTATTCAAAAATTAAATACAATGGAGCAAGATATAATATCAATGACCTAAATAAATATCTTATTATTCCAGAAAGAAATCAAAGAATTTATGAAGAATATATTGAAAAAGGAAAAGCGAATAAAGCTGTTGGTTTTTGTTGTTCAATAAAACATGCAAACGCCATGGCAAAGTTTTTTAATGAAAAAGGTATACCTTCTGTTTCACTAACATCTGAATCAAAAAATAGAGATGAAGTCATTAATAAATTTACAAACAATGAGATTGTTGTAATTTTCACTGTAGATTTGTTTAATGAAGGTATTGATTTTCCTGATTTAAGAGTCCTATTGTTTCTAAGACCAACAGAATCTAAAACAATTTTCCTCCAACAACTCGGAAGAGGATTAAGACTATGTAATTCAAAAGAAAATGTTACTGTACTTGATTTTATTACAAATTATAAGAAAGCAAGTAAAATTAGGACTTATTTATCAGATGGTAAATCAAAAGAAATTAGAAATGGTGGAAATGGTAGAATTGAAAAAATAGAATATATATATTCTCCAAAATGTAATGTAAAATTTGATGCAGAAGTTGAAGAAATTTTAGATTCTCAAGATTTAAGCTTTTTAGATATAGAAGAAAATGATTTAATAGTTGCATATTATAATTTAAAAGAATCATTAAAAAGAAAACCTACACCAGATGATATTAATCAATTTGGTGAATTTAAAATGAGTAGATATTTATCAATGTTTGGTTCATGGGGTAGTTTTTTAAAGAAAATTAATGAACATACAGAGTTTAGCTATCATTTCCCACAAGGCGTAGATATGCGTCATGTGCTATATCTATTAAAAAATATAGGTGAAAAGAATTTCGACTCAAGTTATTTAGCACCAAAATATATCAAATTTAATGGAGCTTATGATAGTGGTTCTCTTGGTGGATTTCAAAGACAAACTAAGTATAAATTACAAGCATTAATGGAATTAAAAATAATTTTAGATTTTAGAGGGAGTAGTTTAGAAAATGAATTTATAATTTCCTTTACAGAGGAAGGAGAAAAACTATATAAGATTTTTGAGAATTATTTGAAAGAAAAATCATTTACTTTTAGTGCATCAGAAGAAATTTCATGGGATATCTCAACTATCAGTGGTATAGAAAGTTTAAATAAGATTAACACAGAAATATTTGACTTTCTAAAATCTGATTCTAAAAACTTACAATATATAAGAAACTTATTTTTGAATATGGATGCACTATCTTTACTTCTAAATTATCTTTACAGAGTTAATAGGTCAAAAAACATTCCCAAACAGACAATATATAAATCATTTTTTAAACATACAGAAGTTAAACAATTTTGTGAAATGAATGGATTAAAAGAGCCTACTGAAGACGTTATAGTTAGGAGAGTACCATTTTTATTTAATTTATTGGAATCACTTGGTATAATAAAACAAACTACACAAGAAGTAGAAGTTTTAATTTTTTATGCTACATCTTCAACTTTAAAATTTAATCAAGATGAACCATTAGAATTAACAACCGAAAGAATGAAAAATTTAAAAGATTTTATCGAAAATAGAGTTAATAGATTTTCAGATGAAGATGAAATTAAACTAAAAACACTTTTTGGAAAAAACTTCTTAACAGAAGACTATTATTTAAAGGATTATATTTTTGGCTAA